The proteins below are encoded in one region of Lactuca sativa cultivar Salinas chromosome 3, Lsat_Salinas_v11, whole genome shotgun sequence:
- the LOC111902449 gene encoding putative receptor-like protein kinase At5g39000 translates to MYCVASALDYLHNQVAEKHRIIHRDVKSANMLLDENWNAKLSNFGLATIGLANQQNTFVITNPAGTYGYTDPQYERTEFLTKESDVYSFGVVLFKVLCGRLACVSNYHDERRFLHHLARIRYKNGELDKIIAHNIKKHIKTSSLSNLSSIAYQCLHKTREQRPTIFEIAFQLKEAWKIQT, encoded by the exons ATGTATTGTGTTGCTTCTGCATTAGACTATCTTCATAACCAAGTGGCCGAAAAACATAGAATAATACATCGCGATGTGAAAAGCGCAAATATGTTATTGGATGAGAATTGGAATGCAAAACTTTCTAATTTTGGTTTGGCTACAATAGGTTTAGCAAATCAACAAAACACCTTTGTGATCACTAACCCTGCTGGAACGTATGGTTATACAGACCCACAATATGAAAGAACAGAGTTTTTAACAAAAGAGTCAGATGTTTATTCGTTTGGTGTGGTTTTGTTTAAAGTTTTGTGTGGAAGGCTGGCGTGTGTTTCCAATTACCATGATGAGCGACGGTTCCTACATCATTTGGCGCGAATCCGCTACAAAAATGGCGAGTTGGATAAGATTATTGCTCACAACATTAAGAAACACATCAAGACAAGCTCATTAAGCAATTTGTCATCTATTGCATATCAATGCTTGCATAAAACTCGGGAACAACGACCTACAATTTTTGAGATTGCTTTCCAACTTAAGGAAGCCTGGAAAATTCAA ACTTGA